A window of the Rhodoferax sp. GW822-FHT02A01 genome harbors these coding sequences:
- a CDS encoding type 1 glutamine amidotransferase, producing the protein MKPVAIVQHDIHDGPSYFATWLQGQGIGFEVFAMFDGNTLPADLSRFSGLCMLGGPMSANDALPYYPQLLRLVRAAVQLRQPVIGHCLGGQLLSRALGGTVQASANLEIGWSRLDPAHVEAADWFGPLPVQLFQWHGESFSIPPGATHLLVGQHCANQAYVLDDMHLGMQFHCEVDLPKLQCWLELGASEMQRSTSPGVQRPDAILQTLQADLERSQRTADRIYSRWAQGLQR; encoded by the coding sequence ATGAAACCGGTTGCCATCGTCCAGCACGATATCCACGACGGCCCAAGCTACTTTGCAACCTGGCTGCAAGGCCAGGGCATAGGCTTTGAAGTGTTTGCCATGTTTGACGGCAATACCCTGCCGGCAGATCTTTCCCGTTTCAGCGGCCTGTGCATGCTGGGCGGGCCCATGAGCGCCAATGACGCACTTCCCTATTACCCGCAACTGTTGCGCTTGGTGCGCGCAGCGGTGCAACTGCGGCAACCGGTGATAGGCCATTGCCTGGGTGGTCAGTTGCTCAGCCGCGCGTTGGGCGGTACGGTGCAGGCATCGGCCAACCTGGAAATCGGTTGGAGTCGGCTAGACCCTGCGCATGTGGAAGCAGCTGACTGGTTTGGGCCTCTGCCCGTGCAACTGTTCCAGTGGCATGGCGAGTCCTTCAGCATTCCGCCGGGAGCGACCCACCTGCTGGTGGGCCAGCACTGTGCCAACCAGGCCTATGTGCTGGACGACATGCATCTGGGCATGCAGTTCCATTGCGAGGTCGATCTGCCCAAGCTGCAATGCTGGCTGGAACTGGGAGCGAGCGAGATGCAACGCAGCACCTCACCCGGTGTGCAGAGGCCCGACGCCATCCTGCAAACGCTGCAAGCCGATCTGGAACGCAGCCAGCGTACGGCCGACCGCATCTACAGCCGCTGGGCCCAGGGCCTGCAGCGCTAA
- a CDS encoding DUF3443 family protein has product MNLLPFLGHLRSLVFCSALCLAMLTGCGGGGSGNSASTSAASLPPSAASASDSNVAIVSVEAGPGSNVNIPYVTVTLCVPGTTTCKSIDHVLLDTGSTGLRIFSSNLSAAPALSLPAQTINGSSTITECAQFLNSVAWGSIKNADVRIGNKTASSMAVQVMDSNMPAGLSSVCSSNPVMVPPGTATGNQTALSANGILGVSLFANDGQHYFYCASPTTACYFIPATNQQVQNPVTQFASDNNGVVVQLPTISSTGNTSAQGYLIFGVGTQSNNSLGSANVVAVNANSGYFTTNYKGSNFTHSFIDSGSNGLYFDDASISTSCTYAATGFYCPPSSLSLSATLGSASVNFSIANADSLFTSGASNYAFNNLGGTLATGYFDWGLPFFFGRYVYTVVEGKTVGAQTGPFYAFTN; this is encoded by the coding sequence ATGAACTTGCTACCTTTTTTGGGTCACCTGCGCAGTCTGGTTTTCTGTTCCGCGTTGTGCCTGGCGATGCTCACTGGTTGCGGTGGCGGCGGTTCGGGCAATTCGGCGTCCACATCGGCAGCCAGCCTGCCTCCCAGTGCGGCCAGCGCTAGTGACTCCAATGTGGCCATCGTCAGTGTCGAAGCCGGACCAGGAAGCAATGTAAATATTCCCTACGTCACTGTCACTCTGTGCGTTCCCGGCACCACAACCTGCAAGTCTATTGACCATGTGCTGCTGGACACCGGCTCCACCGGCTTGCGCATCTTTTCCAGCAATCTCAGTGCTGCGCCAGCATTGAGTCTGCCGGCGCAGACCATCAATGGCAGTTCCACGATAACGGAATGCGCACAATTTCTGAATTCGGTAGCCTGGGGTTCCATCAAAAATGCCGACGTCAGAATAGGCAACAAGACGGCTTCCTCGATGGCAGTACAGGTGATGGATTCCAACATGCCAGCTGGCCTGAGCTCCGTCTGCAGCAGCAACCCGGTCATGGTTCCGCCTGGCACCGCAACTGGCAACCAGACCGCGCTGAGTGCCAACGGCATTCTGGGAGTGAGTCTGTTTGCCAATGATGGGCAACACTATTTCTATTGCGCCAGTCCGACCACGGCTTGCTACTTCATTCCAGCGACCAACCAGCAAGTGCAGAACCCGGTCACCCAGTTCGCCAGCGACAACAATGGCGTCGTGGTGCAGTTGCCGACAATCTCCTCCACCGGGAATACCAGTGCGCAGGGATACCTGATCTTCGGCGTGGGCACCCAATCCAACAATTCGCTGGGAAGCGCCAATGTGGTTGCGGTGAATGCCAACAGCGGCTACTTCACTACCAACTACAAAGGCTCAAATTTCACCCACAGCTTTATCGACAGTGGCTCCAACGGGCTGTATTTCGACGACGCATCCATCTCGACCTCCTGCACCTACGCAGCCACAGGCTTTTATTGCCCACCATCGTCTCTGTCCCTGTCTGCGACGCTGGGTTCGGCTTCGGTGAATTTTTCCATCGCTAACGCGGACAGCCTGTTTACTTCCGGCGCAAGCAATTACGCCTTCAACAACCTGGGCGGCACTCTGGCGACGGGATACTTTGACTGGGGTTTGCCGTTCTTCTTCGGACGCTACGTCTATACCGTAGTCGAAGGCAAAACCGTGGGAGCCCAGACCGGTCCGTTCTACGCATTCACCAACTGA
- the gspL gene encoding type II secretion system protein GspL: MSTLILTLPPTAVAATPEYDYVLTPDGQQVGAHGRAAASLLPAQPGRGTEVVALIPAQSVSWHCVTVPERVLRSLLSARLEPARARAVLSGVLEEQLLDDADNLHFAVFAAMTSEPAPAANAWVAICDRAWLHGHLQALEVAGRAVSRIAAECTPAPAGAAHALLVGEGPDAQLQICDAQGVRLLPLQGAGLALALADADLEIRAEPAAMALAQTHFGNRVSLQSHAEHVLEAARSPWNLAQMELTASASGRLGKRLRAGWQQLLQAPQWRPVRWGLTALLLVHVVALNAMAWQQRRSLDEQRSAIQRVLRQTFPDIQLVIDAPLQMQRAVDDLARARGMGSDADLGRVLSLVTTMAPPTTAVSSIDFSGRQIRLKTTGLPPGHVTDLNTALESRGLRSRLQDDALVIEPKEQR, from the coding sequence ATGTCCACATTGATCCTCACCCTCCCACCCACCGCCGTCGCAGCCACGCCTGAATACGACTACGTGCTCACGCCAGACGGCCAGCAGGTGGGCGCCCACGGCCGTGCCGCGGCTTCGTTGCTGCCGGCGCAGCCAGGGCGCGGTACCGAAGTGGTAGCCCTGATTCCGGCGCAGTCCGTGTCCTGGCACTGTGTCACCGTGCCCGAGCGCGTGCTGCGCAGCCTGTTGAGCGCCCGCCTGGAGCCAGCGCGTGCACGCGCGGTGCTATCCGGCGTGCTGGAAGAGCAGTTGCTGGACGATGCCGACAACCTGCATTTCGCCGTCTTTGCGGCCATGACCAGCGAGCCGGCACCCGCTGCCAACGCCTGGGTCGCCATATGCGACCGCGCCTGGCTGCACGGCCACCTGCAGGCGCTGGAAGTTGCAGGCCGCGCGGTAAGCCGCATTGCGGCTGAGTGCACGCCGGCGCCCGCAGGCGCTGCCCACGCGCTGCTGGTAGGTGAAGGACCTGATGCCCAACTGCAGATCTGCGACGCCCAGGGCGTGCGCCTGCTGCCTTTGCAGGGTGCAGGCCTGGCATTGGCTCTGGCCGATGCCGATCTGGAAATCCGCGCCGAGCCCGCGGCAATGGCTCTGGCGCAAACCCATTTTGGCAACCGCGTGTCGCTACAGTCCCATGCAGAGCATGTGCTGGAGGCCGCCCGCTCGCCCTGGAACCTGGCGCAGATGGAACTCACCGCCTCGGCCAGCGGCCGACTGGGCAAGCGCCTGCGTGCAGGCTGGCAACAACTGTTGCAGGCACCCCAGTGGCGGCCCGTGCGTTGGGGCCTGACCGCATTGCTGCTGGTGCATGTGGTGGCACTCAACGCCATGGCCTGGCAGCAACGACGCAGCCTGGATGAGCAGCGCAGCGCCATCCAGCGCGTGCTGCGCCAGACCTTTCCGGACATTCAGCTGGTCATTGACGCGCCGCTGCAAATGCAAAGGGCGGTCGATGACCTGGCGCGCGCACGCGGCATGGGGTCTGATGCGGACCTGGGCCGGGTGCTGTCTCTGGTCACCACCATGGCGCCGCCGACCACCGCCGTTTCCAGCATCGATTTCAGTGGCCGGCAGATTCGCCTGAAGACAACTGGCCTGCCGCCAGGCCATGTCACGGACCTCAACACGGCACTAGAGTCGCGCGGTCTGCGCTCGCGCCTGCAGGACGACGCGCTGGTGATCGAACCCAAGGAACAACGCTGA
- a CDS encoding DUF2844 domain-containing protein produces the protein MHTYRGFARVRLATTALLLMSGSSWAALGGNLASVQSDQQAFAATNAQTSLAGGTLYTQTLPNSLIIRQYVDAAGNVYAVAWEGPVLPDFQRLLGASYPSYQQAVLQQQRGVRLQTPSLVIESGGMMRSFMGRAFLPAQLPAALSAQSIH, from the coding sequence ATGCACACTTACCGTGGCTTCGCACGCGTCCGGCTGGCAACCACCGCGCTGCTTTTAATGAGTGGCTCTTCATGGGCCGCACTGGGCGGCAATCTGGCCTCGGTACAAAGTGACCAGCAAGCCTTCGCGGCGACCAATGCGCAAACGTCCTTGGCAGGCGGCACGCTATACACGCAAACACTCCCCAACAGTCTGATCATCCGCCAGTACGTGGATGCGGCCGGCAACGTCTACGCCGTGGCCTGGGAAGGCCCGGTACTGCCGGACTTCCAGCGCCTGCTCGGCGCTTCCTACCCCAGTTACCAGCAAGCGGTACTGCAGCAGCAGCGGGGGGTGCGTCTGCAGACGCCGAGCTTGGTCATCGAGTCCGGCGGCATGATGCGCTCTTTCATGGGACGCGCCTTTTTGCCAGCGCAATTGCCTGCGGCGCTCTCCGCCCAGAGCATCCACTGA
- the gspF gene encoding type II secretion system inner membrane protein GspF, with amino-acid sequence MPAYSFIALDGQGQTRKGTLEADSAKSARTQLRAQSFIPLSVQVLAGRAQSESGGELAGRGWRASVFNSNTLAIWTRQLAELVGSGLPLEQALGSLSEEAETEAHRNLNASLRASVNGGSSFAKALEQHPREFADIYVAVVGAGEQSGHLALVLARLAEDLEERQALKSKLIGAALYPAIVSAVAVLIVLFLVGYVVPQVAHVFAGSKHALPFLTVAMMAISDFVRGYGWMVLLLLLAAAALLWQLLKNPGLREQWDAGWLNLPILGKLARGYNAARFASTLAMLSAAGVPILQALQAAAQTLSNQALKRDALDALVLVREGAPLAAALSQKKRFPGLLSMFARLGEQTGQLPTMLDRAAKQLSTEVQRRAMHLATLLEPLLIVAMGLVVMLIVLAVLMPIIQLNQWVK; translated from the coding sequence ATGCCCGCCTACTCCTTTATCGCCCTGGACGGCCAGGGGCAAACCCGCAAAGGGACTCTGGAGGCCGACAGTGCCAAGTCGGCACGCACGCAGCTGCGCGCCCAGTCTTTCATCCCGCTGTCGGTACAGGTGCTGGCCGGACGGGCCCAGTCGGAGTCCGGCGGCGAACTCGCAGGCCGCGGTTGGCGCGCCAGCGTCTTCAACAGCAACACGCTGGCCATATGGACAAGGCAACTGGCCGAGCTGGTCGGCTCCGGACTGCCGCTGGAGCAGGCGCTGGGCTCCCTGTCGGAAGAGGCGGAAACCGAAGCGCATCGCAACCTCAATGCGTCACTGCGCGCTTCGGTCAACGGAGGTAGCAGTTTTGCCAAGGCGCTGGAGCAGCATCCGCGCGAGTTTGCCGACATTTATGTGGCGGTGGTCGGCGCCGGGGAACAAAGCGGGCACCTGGCGCTGGTGCTGGCGCGTCTGGCCGAAGATCTGGAGGAGCGCCAGGCCCTGAAATCCAAGCTGATAGGTGCCGCACTCTATCCGGCCATTGTCTCGGCCGTGGCAGTGCTGATCGTGCTGTTTCTGGTGGGTTATGTGGTGCCCCAAGTGGCCCATGTGTTTGCTGGCAGCAAGCATGCGCTGCCCTTTCTCACCGTGGCCATGATGGCCATCAGTGACTTTGTGCGCGGCTATGGCTGGATGGTGTTGTTGCTCTTGCTAGCCGCCGCGGCACTGCTCTGGCAACTGCTGAAGAACCCCGGCCTGCGGGAACAGTGGGATGCGGGGTGGCTCAACCTGCCCATCCTGGGCAAACTGGCGCGCGGCTACAACGCGGCCCGCTTTGCCAGCACCCTGGCCATGCTGAGTGCTGCAGGCGTGCCCATTCTGCAGGCGCTGCAGGCCGCAGCCCAGACGCTGAGCAACCAGGCGCTCAAGCGTGACGCGCTGGATGCGCTGGTGCTGGTGCGCGAAGGCGCGCCCCTGGCGGCGGCCCTGTCGCAGAAGAAGCGTTTTCCCGGCCTGCTGTCCATGTTTGCCCGGCTGGGTGAACAGACCGGCCAATTGCCCACCATGTTGGACCGTGCGGCCAAGCAGCTCAGTACCGAAGTGCAGCGCCGCGCCATGCACCTGGCCACCTTGCTGGAGCCCCTGCTGATCGTTGCCATGGGCCTGGTGGTCATGCTCATTGTGCTGGCGGTGCTCATGCCTATCATCCAGTTGAACCAGTGGGTGAAATAA
- the gspN gene encoding type II secretion system protein N: protein MAHPRARSSSRMSASRGTWWWAGVGALLGAIAATLVFAPAVWVQRAAFAATNGQLVLRESRGTVWHGSAQVGLTGGPGSSDAARLPGRVQWDLRPGLGTMHLSLQADCCTTQPQQLTFTPGLRGWRLQVLAGQSTWPAALLAGLGTPWNTAQFEGAFLLHTPGLTLVSAVDRIRVEGAMVLEMPALSSRLSTLRPLGSYKLSLQGGDQPQLDLSTVQGSLQLKGTGRWTASHLRFTGEARADADHEAELSNLLNIMGRRDGARSVITLG, encoded by the coding sequence ATGGCCCATCCACGCGCACGCTCCTCCTCCCGCATGTCGGCCAGCCGCGGCACCTGGTGGTGGGCGGGCGTGGGCGCTTTGCTCGGAGCCATCGCCGCCACGCTGGTGTTCGCGCCCGCAGTGTGGGTGCAGCGTGCCGCTTTTGCCGCAACCAACGGCCAGCTAGTACTACGCGAGAGCCGCGGCACGGTCTGGCACGGATCAGCCCAAGTGGGCCTTACCGGCGGTCCCGGCAGCAGCGACGCGGCGCGATTGCCGGGTCGCGTGCAATGGGACCTGCGCCCCGGCCTAGGCACCATGCACCTGTCCCTGCAGGCGGATTGCTGTACCACCCAGCCCCAGCAACTGACATTCACACCGGGTCTGCGCGGATGGCGCCTGCAAGTTCTGGCAGGCCAATCCACCTGGCCTGCTGCCCTCTTGGCAGGCCTGGGCACACCCTGGAACACGGCGCAGTTTGAAGGTGCCTTTTTGCTCCACACACCGGGCCTGACTCTCGTTTCCGCAGTGGACCGTATCCGCGTGGAGGGTGCCATGGTCCTGGAAATGCCGGCCCTGAGTTCCCGGCTTTCCACCTTGCGTCCACTGGGCTCCTACAAGCTGTCACTGCAGGGCGGAGACCAGCCGCAGCTGGACCTGAGCACGGTGCAGGGAAGCCTGCAACTAAAGGGCACGGGCCGCTGGACCGCATCGCATCTGCGCTTCACGGGAGAGGCGCGCGCCGATGCCGACCACGAAGCCGAGCTTTCCAATCTTCTCAACATCATGGGACGGCGCGATGGCGCGCGGTCTGTCATTACCCTGGGCTAG
- a CDS encoding heparan-alpha-glucosaminide N-acetyltransferase translates to MPVSTTPRFAAIDVLRGLAMVWMTVFHFCFDLQYFGYLHTSFYANPLWTVQRATIVTLFVLCAGLGQAVAVEQGQSWARFWRRWYQIAGCALLVSVGSWFMFPASFIYFGILHGMALMLLLARRSASAGAWLLPVGVVSLVLPALAAKAHAAWPALDFLNERGFNWLGLISHKPITEDYAPLFPWFGVMCFGLVLGQWLLRRHALALERLGATLLQGPLRAPARGLAFLGRWSLSYYMLHQPVLLAGFTLVGMLR, encoded by the coding sequence ATGCCCGTTTCAACCACGCCCCGTTTTGCCGCCATTGATGTGTTGCGGGGCCTTGCCATGGTGTGGATGACGGTGTTTCATTTCTGCTTTGACCTGCAGTATTTCGGCTACCTGCACACCAGCTTTTACGCCAATCCGTTGTGGACCGTGCAGCGTGCCACCATCGTCACACTGTTTGTCCTGTGCGCGGGACTGGGTCAGGCGGTTGCTGTCGAACAGGGACAGAGCTGGGCGCGCTTCTGGCGGCGCTGGTACCAGATCGCTGGGTGCGCGTTGCTGGTGAGTGTGGGCTCCTGGTTCATGTTTCCTGCCAGCTTCATCTACTTTGGCATCCTGCATGGCATGGCGCTGATGCTGTTGCTGGCGCGGCGCTCTGCCAGCGCGGGTGCTTGGCTGTTGCCGGTGGGTGTGGTGTCACTGGTGCTGCCGGCGTTGGCAGCCAAGGCGCATGCCGCCTGGCCCGCGCTGGATTTTCTGAATGAGCGCGGCTTCAACTGGCTGGGCCTGATCAGCCACAAGCCCATCACCGAGGATTACGCGCCGCTGTTTCCCTGGTTTGGCGTGATGTGTTTCGGACTGGTGCTGGGTCAATGGCTGTTGCGTCGTCATGCGCTCGCGCTGGAGCGGCTGGGTGCAACGCTGTTGCAAGGGCCGTTGCGGGCACCGGCGCGCGGCCTGGCTTTTCTGGGGCGCTGGAGTCTGAGCTACTACATGCTGCACCAGCCCGTGCTGCTGGCTGGCTTCACCTTGGTGGGCATGCTGCGCTGA
- the gspM gene encoding type II secretion system protein GspM, with the protein MTWQKTLQVRWAALAARERRGLAVAALVVVLAVFWGILVAPTLRTLKSVEPQRAALAAELERMQALQVRATQLQAKPALIPKDSLKTLQSAANALGKNATLQVLGEQATLSLKQVSAQDLAQWLAPQSASGLSPVEAHLQRDAGSALPLWTGTLVFQLPPAAR; encoded by the coding sequence ATGACCTGGCAGAAAACACTCCAAGTCCGCTGGGCCGCGCTGGCCGCACGGGAGCGACGTGGCCTGGCTGTTGCCGCACTGGTGGTCGTGCTAGCCGTCTTCTGGGGCATTCTGGTGGCGCCGACATTGCGCACGCTCAAGAGCGTGGAACCCCAGCGTGCCGCCTTGGCCGCCGAGCTGGAGCGCATGCAGGCACTGCAAGTGCGCGCCACCCAGTTGCAGGCCAAACCGGCCCTGATTCCCAAGGATTCCCTCAAGACCCTGCAGTCCGCTGCCAACGCGCTGGGCAAGAACGCCACCCTGCAGGTGCTGGGTGAGCAGGCCACACTCTCGCTCAAACAGGTCAGTGCGCAGGATCTGGCGCAATGGCTGGCTCCGCAATCGGCTTCGGGCCTGAGCCCGGTGGAGGCCCATCTGCAGCGCGACGCCGGTTCGGCGCTGCCGCTGTGGACTGGCACGCTGGTGTTCCAATTGCCGCCCGCAGCGCGCTGA
- a CDS encoding ATPase, T2SS/T4P/T4SS family, translating to MASRYPLPYAFARNQQLLLEQDGDTLTLWVHATTSPGGISEALRKYRADRVELLSADTLQQRISAAYAQGESSAASVVSEVQSDADLTRMMQELPAVEDLLESAGDAPIIRMLNALLTQAARDGASDIHIEPFERHSSVRFRVDGTLREVVQPNRALHAALISRLKIMAQLDIAERRLPQDGRISLRIGTRAMDVRVSTLPSAHGERAVLRLLDKSQSKLDLESVGMQGDVLQRMEGLIAQPHGIILVTGPTGSGKTTTLYAALSRLDASRSNIMTVEDPIEYELAGVGQTQVNAKIDLTFAKALRAILRQDPDVIMIGEIRDFETAHIAIQASLTGHLVLATLHTNDAASAVTRLIDMGVEPFLLSSSLLGVLAQRLVRKLCTYCHGAGCAECSQTGYQGRTGIFELLVTDDTQRALIHRQASDAELREAALQAGMVLMRDDGARLVQSGVTSAEELIRVTRD from the coding sequence ATGGCGTCCCGCTACCCCCTTCCCTACGCCTTCGCACGCAACCAGCAGCTGTTGCTGGAGCAGGACGGCGACACGCTGACCCTGTGGGTGCATGCCACCACATCGCCCGGTGGCATCAGCGAAGCACTGCGCAAGTACCGCGCGGACCGTGTCGAGCTACTGTCCGCCGACACCCTGCAGCAGCGCATCAGCGCGGCCTATGCACAAGGCGAGTCCAGCGCTGCCTCAGTGGTCAGCGAAGTGCAGAGCGACGCCGACCTGACCCGCATGATGCAGGAGCTGCCCGCCGTGGAAGACCTGCTGGAGAGCGCTGGCGACGCGCCCATCATCCGCATGCTCAACGCGCTGCTGACGCAAGCCGCACGCGATGGCGCCAGTGACATCCACATCGAGCCCTTCGAGCGCCACAGCAGCGTGCGCTTCCGCGTCGATGGCACCCTGCGCGAAGTGGTGCAACCCAACCGCGCCCTGCACGCCGCGCTCATCTCGCGACTGAAGATCATGGCGCAGCTGGACATCGCCGAGCGGCGCCTGCCACAGGATGGCCGCATCTCCCTGCGCATAGGCACGCGCGCCATGGACGTGCGCGTGAGCACCCTGCCCAGCGCGCATGGCGAGCGTGCCGTGTTGCGTCTGCTGGACAAGAGCCAGAGCAAGCTCGATCTGGAATCGGTGGGTATGCAGGGCGACGTGCTGCAGCGCATGGAGGGTCTGATTGCCCAGCCCCACGGCATCATCCTGGTGACCGGCCCTACCGGCTCGGGCAAAACCACCACGCTGTATGCGGCGCTCAGCCGGCTGGACGCCAGCCGCAGCAACATCATGACGGTGGAAGACCCGATCGAATACGAACTGGCCGGCGTGGGACAGACCCAGGTCAATGCCAAGATCGACCTGACCTTTGCCAAGGCCCTGCGCGCCATCCTGCGGCAGGACCCGGACGTGATCATGATCGGCGAAATCCGCGACTTCGAGACCGCGCACATCGCGATCCAGGCATCGCTGACGGGCCACCTGGTACTGGCCACGCTGCACACCAACGATGCCGCCAGCGCCGTCACCCGCCTGATCGACATGGGCGTGGAGCCCTTCCTGCTCAGCTCCAGCCTGCTGGGCGTGCTGGCCCAGCGCCTGGTGCGCAAGCTCTGCACCTATTGCCACGGCGCAGGATGTGCCGAGTGTTCACAGACCGGCTACCAGGGCCGTACCGGCATCTTTGAACTGCTGGTGACCGATGACACCCAGCGCGCTTTGATCCACCGCCAGGCGTCCGATGCCGAACTGCGTGAAGCCGCGCTGCAGGCTGGTATGGTGTTGATGCGCGACGACGGCGCACGGCTGGTGCAGTCGGGTGTGACATCCGCAGAAGAGCTAATTCGCGTGACGCGCGATTAG
- the gspD gene encoding type II secretion system secretin GspD — MGLTCGLAFAQAATPAADVPAKGAPVTLNFVNAEIESVARAMSSMTGRQVVLDPRVKGTINLSSDKPVSPAAAYNQFLAALRLQGFTVVESAGLDKVVPEADAKLQSGAVNADASGKNALGNQIVTQIFKLNFESAANLLPVLRPLISPNNVINVNPGNNSLIITDYADNLQRIARIIAASDVANGSDLEILPLKYAIANDLAPLVLRLVDSGVSAAPAAGQADTSFKTTIIAEPRSNALIVRAANPARVALVKSLVARLDQPTVQGDGGTGNIHVVTLKNADATKLAATLRAVMSGEVHAASSAATPASGTSGTSTTASTASQTTTGGQVQADVATNSLIITAPDPQYRQLRAVIDQLDGRRAQVFVESLIVEVNADRAAEFGIQWQGASGSNGDSVIGLLGTNFGSGGKNIINLATGAASGTVTPGAGLNIGAATLNNGVYTLGFLARFLEQNGDGNVLSTPNLLTLDNEEAKIVIGQNVPFVTGQYTNSSTTSSGTVNPFQTIERKDVGLTLKVKPQISENGTVKLTIFQEVSTVQASSVNSATGLITNKRSIESNVLVDDGSIVVLGGLLQDTYAGNNDRVPGLADIPILGALFRSESRSRSKTNLMVFLRPVVVRDASAMQALSSTRYDQMRGLQQTGQPLPNTVIPINESSVMPALPPDSVKSKPTTIVAPQ, encoded by the coding sequence ATGGGCCTGACCTGCGGCCTTGCCTTCGCCCAAGCCGCCACGCCTGCTGCCGACGTGCCAGCCAAGGGAGCGCCGGTCACCCTGAACTTTGTCAACGCCGAGATTGAATCGGTCGCCCGCGCCATGTCCAGCATGACAGGCCGCCAGGTGGTGTTGGACCCGCGCGTGAAGGGCACCATCAACCTGAGCAGCGACAAACCGGTCTCCCCGGCTGCTGCCTACAACCAGTTCCTGGCCGCCCTGCGCCTGCAAGGCTTCACCGTGGTGGAGTCCGCCGGACTGGACAAGGTGGTGCCCGAAGCCGATGCCAAGCTGCAAAGCGGTGCGGTCAATGCCGATGCCAGTGGCAAGAACGCGCTGGGCAACCAGATCGTCACGCAGATCTTCAAGCTCAACTTCGAGAGTGCGGCCAACCTGCTACCGGTGCTGCGTCCGCTGATCAGTCCCAACAACGTCATCAACGTCAACCCGGGCAACAACTCGCTCATCATCACCGACTACGCGGACAACCTGCAGCGCATCGCCCGCATCATCGCGGCAAGCGACGTGGCCAATGGCAGCGACCTGGAAATCCTGCCGCTGAAGTACGCCATTGCCAACGATCTCGCGCCCCTGGTACTGCGCCTGGTGGACAGTGGCGTGAGCGCCGCGCCTGCGGCCGGTCAGGCCGACACCAGCTTCAAGACCACCATCATTGCTGAACCACGCAGCAATGCACTCATCGTGCGCGCCGCCAACCCGGCACGGGTGGCGCTGGTGAAGTCGCTGGTTGCGCGGCTCGACCAGCCCACGGTGCAGGGTGATGGCGGTACCGGCAACATCCACGTAGTCACGCTCAAGAACGCCGACGCCACCAAGCTGGCCGCCACACTGCGCGCCGTCATGTCCGGCGAAGTGCATGCCGCCAGTAGCGCAGCCACACCTGCAAGCGGCACCTCTGGAACCTCGACAACGGCGTCCACTGCCTCGCAAACCACCACGGGTGGGCAAGTGCAGGCGGATGTGGCCACCAATTCGCTCATCATCACGGCACCCGACCCGCAGTACCGGCAGTTGCGCGCCGTCATCGATCAGCTCGATGGACGCCGTGCCCAGGTCTTTGTGGAAAGCCTGATCGTCGAAGTCAATGCCGACCGCGCTGCCGAATTCGGCATCCAGTGGCAAGGCGCCAGTGGCAGCAACGGGGATTCCGTCATCGGACTGCTGGGTACCAATTTCGGCAGCGGCGGCAAGAACATCATCAATCTTGCAACCGGTGCAGCATCTGGCACCGTTACCCCTGGCGCCGGGCTGAATATTGGTGCGGCCACGCTCAACAACGGTGTCTACACCCTGGGCTTTCTGGCTCGCTTCCTGGAGCAGAACGGCGATGGCAACGTGCTGTCCACGCCCAATCTGCTGACGCTGGACAACGAAGAGGCCAAGATCGTCATTGGCCAGAACGTGCCCTTCGTCACCGGGCAGTACACCAACTCCAGCACCACCTCTTCCGGCACGGTCAACCCGTTCCAGACGATTGAACGCAAAGACGTCGGCCTGACACTCAAGGTCAAACCGCAGATCAGCGAGAACGGCACGGTCAAGCTCACCATCTTCCAGGAAGTCTCCACCGTGCAAGCTTCGAGCGTGAACTCGGCCACCGGCCTGATCACCAACAAGCGCTCCATCGAATCCAATGTGCTGGTAGATGATGGCTCCATCGTCGTGCTGGGCGGCCTGCTGCAGGACACCTACGCGGGCAACAACGACCGCGTGCCCGGCCTGGCCGACATTCCCATTCTGGGTGCGTTGTTCCGCAGCGAGTCACGCAGCCGCAGCAAGACCAACCTGATGGTGTTTCTGCGACCAGTAGTGGTGCGCGACGCCAGCGCGATGCAAGCCCTTTCCAGCACCCGCTATGACCAGATGCGCGGCCTGCAGCAAACCGGCCAGCCGCTGCCCAACACGGTGATTCCCATCAACGAATCTTCCGTCATGCCCGCCCTGCCACCCGACTCGGTGAAGAGCAAGCCGACCACCATCGTTGCGCCCCAGTAA